The Microbacterium maritypicum genome contains a region encoding:
- a CDS encoding SGNH/GDSL hydrolase family protein codes for MADVRFVAIGDSFTEGVGDVLPDGRERGWADLAAQGWADAAGHSIQYANLAIRGKLAWPIVEQQLEPALALRPTHLSFNGGGNDMLRPRTDVEHIADAFSRVLRRCDEEGVTMILLSGANPSGQLPMGSLVQRRGDLLSDAVLRRIEERPDVVRAFNWPDRELSRGAYWADDRLHMNAAGHHRVAARVLHALGFEPPETWWAPSDRLGAGPSGLAYYREFVGPWVRRRVTRTSSGDGRTAKFPSWVERVPS; via the coding sequence ATGGCAGATGTGCGGTTCGTGGCGATCGGTGATTCCTTTACCGAGGGGGTCGGTGATGTCCTCCCGGATGGGCGTGAGCGCGGCTGGGCGGATCTCGCTGCTCAAGGGTGGGCGGACGCTGCTGGGCACTCGATCCAGTACGCCAACCTCGCGATCAGAGGCAAGCTCGCCTGGCCGATCGTCGAGCAGCAGCTCGAGCCCGCGCTCGCGCTGAGGCCGACACATCTCTCCTTCAACGGCGGAGGCAACGACATGCTTCGCCCACGCACCGATGTCGAGCACATCGCCGATGCGTTCAGCCGCGTGCTGCGCCGGTGCGACGAGGAGGGGGTGACCATGATCCTGCTCTCCGGGGCGAACCCGAGTGGACAGCTTCCGATGGGATCCCTCGTTCAACGGCGCGGAGATCTCCTCTCTGATGCCGTGCTTCGACGGATCGAAGAGCGCCCCGATGTGGTCCGTGCATTCAACTGGCCGGATCGTGAGCTCTCCCGTGGCGCCTACTGGGCGGACGACCGGCTGCACATGAACGCGGCGGGCCATCACCGTGTGGCGGCTCGGGTGCTGCATGCTCTCGGCTTCGAGCCGCCGGAGACTTGGTGGGCGCCGAGCGATCGCCTCGGTGCGGGGCCGTCGGGGCTCGCCTACTATCGGGAGTTCGTGGGCCCCTGGGTCCGTCGGCGCGTGACCCGCACATCCTCCGGCGACGGTCGCACGGCCAAG